Proteins from a genomic interval of Thunnus maccoyii chromosome 1, fThuMac1.1, whole genome shotgun sequence:
- the dhx38 gene encoding pre-mRNA-splicing factor ATP-dependent RNA helicase PRP16 isoform X1 has product MDDDDSMHRLEGTDPGAQVGGLIVKKKSAAPEPHVFRAPTPRTSLLGLDLLAAQKRKERESKEQTDGSGDDRGSKKSKVSSYKDWEEGKSDSGSDDEEDEKNRQAKKESRKYRVTGSETPSNPGGVSEEFRRRHQQREKDRREHGVYASSKEDKNREREKERSRDKGRDRRSERDERESSRGSSSSRSERWERSERSERSQRDGWSDRISRGTKREEPPTPQQRPRDSFTPSRSNWEEDDSGYATSRHSQWESPSPAPSHRESDRSERSHRSSRESERRDRSVRGRYPDDTPLPTPSYKYNEWANDRKHLGSTPRLSQGKGKKDGEGGILFDNEGEKEQWEEDQKQADRDWYMMDEGYDEFHNPFTTTSDEYVKKREQILQKQTQKRISAQKRQINEDNERWETNRMLTSGVVQRLEVDEDFEEDNATKVHLLVHNLVPPFLDGRIVFTKQPEPVIPVKDATSDMAIISRKGSQLVRKHREQKERKKAQHKHWELAGTKLGDIMGIKKTEDEDSSGVKAVGEDGKVDYRAEQKFADHMKEKTEASSEFAKKKSIVEQRQYLPIFAVRQQLLNIIRDNSIVIVVGETGSGKTTQLTQYLHEDGYTSYGLVGCTQPRRVAAMSVAKRVSEEIGTNLGEEVGYAIRFEDCTSEKTLIKYMTDGILLRESLRESDLDHYSAVIMDEAHERSLNTDVLFGLLREVVSRRTDLKLIVTSATMDSDKFAAFFGNVPIFHIPGRTFPVDILFSKTPQEDYVEAAVKQALQIHLSGLIGDILIFMPGQEDIEVTSDQIVERLEDLENAPPLAVLPIYSQLPSDLQAKIFQKAPDGVRKCIVATNIAETSLTVDGIMFVVDSGYCKLKVFNPRIGMDALQVYPISQANANQRSGRAGRTGPGQCYRLYTQSAFKNEMLTTTIPEIQRTNLANVVLLLKSLGVQDLLLFHFMDPPPEDNMLNSMYQLWILGALDNTGALTPTGRMMVEFPLDPALSKMLIVSCDMGCSADILIIVSMLSVPAIFYRPKGREEESDQVREKFSVPESDHLTYLNVYMQWKNNNYSSIWCNEHFIHTKAMRKVREVRSQLKDIMVQQRMNLISCGSDWDIIRKCICAAYFHQAAKLKGIGEYVNVRTGMPCHLHPTSSLFGMGYTPDYIIYHELVMTTKEYMQCVTAVDGEWLAELGPMFYSIKHAGKSRQENRRRAKEEITNMEEEMSLAEEQLRSRREEQERKSSVGSVKGLKICTPGRKEEAPMTPRRTPARFGL; this is encoded by the exons ATGGATGACGATGACTCCATGCACAGGCTGGAGGGGACTGATCCAGGTGCTCAAGTTGGTGGACTGATAGTCAAGAAGAAGAGTGCTGCCCCCGAGCCGCATGTTTTTAGGGCACCCACCCCACGCACCTCTTTGCTGGGCTTGGATCTGCTGGCAGCCCAGAAAAGGAAGGAGCGTGAGAGTAAGGAACAGACAGATGGTAGCGGTGATGACAGAGGTAGTAAGAAATCAAAGGTTTCCTCCTACAAGGACTGGGAGGAAGGCAAAAGTGATTCTGGGTCAGATGACGAAGAGGACGAGAAGAACAGGCAGGCTAAGAAGGAGAG CAGGAAGTATCGTGTGACTGGCTCTGAGACGCCTTCCAACCCTGGAGGGGTCAGTGAAGAGTTTCGTCGCCGAcaccagcagagagagaaggacaggCGTGAGCACGGAGTCTATGCTTCCTCCAAAGAGGACaagaacagagaaagagagaaagaaaggagcaGAGATAAGGGCAGAGATCGACGGAGTGAAAGAG ATGAGCGAGAGAGCAGccgtggcagcagcagcagccggtCAGAGCGCTGGGAGCGCAGCGAGAGGAGTGAGCGCTCACAGAGAGATGGCTGGTCCGACCGTATCAGCCGGGGGACTAAGCGAGAAGAACCCCCTACGCCACAGCAACGCCCCAGAG ATTCTTTCACTCCCTCCCGCTCCAACTGGGAGGAGGACGACAGTGGTTATGCCACTTCACGGCATTCCCAGTGGGAGTCTCCGTCCCCTGCCCCTTCTCACAGAGAGTCAGATCGCTCAGAGCGAAGCCATCGCTCCAGccgagagagtgagaggagagacag GTCAGTCAGAGGCCGTTACCCTGACGACACACCCCTGCCCACCCCGTCCTACAAGTACAACGAGTGGGCCAATGACAGGAAGCACTTGGGCTCTACACCTCGTTTATCCCAAGGAAAAG GTAAAAAAGATGGTGAAGGAGGAATTTTGTTTGACAATGAGGGTGAGAAAGAACAGTGGGAAGAAGACCAGAAG CAAGCTGACAGAGATTGGTACATGATGGATGAAGGCTATGATGAGTTCCACAACCCTTTCACCACCACATCTGATGAATATGTAAAGAAGAGAGAGCAGATCCTTCAGAAGCAGACTCAGAAACGAATATCTGCTCAGAAACGACAGATCAACGAG GATAATGAGCGGTGGGAGACTAATCGTATGCTGACCAGTGGTGTGGTGCAGAGGTTGGAAGTGGATGAAGACTTTGAGGAGGACAATGCTACTAAGGTTCACCTGCTGGTTCACAACCTGGTCCCTCCCTTCCTGGATGGGAGAATTGTCTTCACTAAACAG CCAGAGCCTGTCATCCCTGTGAAAGATGCTACCTCTGACATGGCCATCATCTCCCGAAAGGGCAGTCAGCTTGTCCGTAAACATCGTGAGCAGAAAGAACGCAAGAAG gCACAGCACAAACACTGGGAATTGGCAGGCACCAAGTTGGGAGATATCATGGGTATCAAGAAGACCGAGGATGAAGACTCCTCTGGAGTCAAAGCTGTAGGAGAGGACGGCAAAGTAGACTATAG agcagagcagaaatttGCAGACCACATGAAAGAGAAGACTGAGGCCAGCAGTGAGTTTGCTAAGAAGAAGAGCATTGTGGAGCAGAGACAGTACCTGCCTATCTTTGctgtcagacagcagcttcttAACATCATAAG GGACAACAGCATAGTGATCGTTGTTGGGGAGACAGGAAGTGGGAAAACCACCCAGCTGACTCAGTACCTGCATGAGGATGGCTACACCAGCTACGGCCTGGTCGGATGTACTCAACCCCGAAGAGTGGCCGCCATGAGTGTGGCCAAGAGAGTCAGCGAGGAGATCGGCACCAACCTGGGAGAGGAG GTGGGCTATGCGATTCGTTTTGAGGACTGTACATCTGAGAAAACATTGATAAAGTACATGACAGACGGTATCCTGCTCAGAGAGTCACTGAGGGAGTCAGACCTGGACCACTACAGTGCTGTTATCATGGACGAGGCTCATGAACGCTCCTTGAATACTGATGTGCTGTTCGGCCTGCTACGTGAG GTTGTATCCAGACGCACTGATTTGAAGCTCATAGTTACTTCTGCAACTATGGACTCGGATaaatttgcagcattttttggCAACGTACCCATATTCCACATTCCAGGAAGAACTTTTCCAGTAGACATCTTATTTAGCAAG ACTCCTCAGGAGGACTATGTGGAGGCAGCAGTGAAGCAGGCCCTGCAGATCCACCTCAGTGGGTTGATAGGAGACATCCTCATCTTTATGCCTGGGCAGGAGGATATCGAG GTGACATCGGATCAGATTGTGGAGCGACTGGAGGACCTGGAGAATGCTCCACCTCTGGCTGTGCTGCCCATTTACTCCCAGCTGCCCTCTGATCTCCAGGCCAAGATCTTCCAGAAG GCTCCCGATGGTGTAAGGAAATGCATTGTTGCTACAAACATCGCTGAGACTTCCCTCACTGTGGATGGAATCATGTTTGTTGTGGATTCAGGATACTGCAAACTTAAG gTGTTCAATCCTCGCATTGGAATGGATGCTCTACAGGTTTATCCCATCAGTCAGGCTAATGCAAACCAGCGGTCTGGCAGAGCAGGGCGTACAGGACCAGGGCAGTGTTACAG GCTCTACACTCAGAGTGCCTTTAAGAACGAGATGCTGACCACCACCATACCTGAGATTCAGAGGACCAACCTGGCCAACGTGGTCCTGCTCTTGAAGTCCCTGGGAGTTCAGGATTTACTCCTCTTCCATTTCATGGATCCACCACCTGAAGACAACATGCTCAACTCCATGTACCAGCTCTGGATCTTGGGAGCTCTGGACAACACAG GTGCTTTGACACCAACAGGGAGAATGATGGTGGAGTTTCCCCTCGACCCCGCTTTGTCCAAGATGCTGATTGTGTCCTGTGACATGGGTTGCAGCGCTGACATCCTCATTATTGTCTCCATGCTGTCTGTGCCGGCCATCTTTTACAGACCTAAG ggTCGTGAGGAGGAGAGCGACCAGGTGAGGGAGAAATTCTCAGTGCCAGAGAGTGACCACCTGACCTACCTCAACGTTTACATGCAGTGGAAGAACAACAATTACTCCAGCATCTGGTGCAACGAGCACTTCATCCACACGAAGGCCATGCGCAAG GTGCGTGAGGTGCGCTCCCAGTTAAAGGACATCATGGTGCAGCAGAGGATGAACCTGATTTCCTGCGGCTCAGACTGGGACATCATCAGGAAGTGCATCTGTGCCGCTTACTTCCACCAGGCTGCCAAGCTCAAG GGCATTGGTGAATATGTGAACGTGAGGACAGGTATGCCATGTCACCTCCATCCTACCAGCTCCCTGTTTGGTATGGGCTACACTCCCGACTACATCATCTACCATGAGCTAGTCATGACCaccaag GAGTACATGCAGTGTGTGACTGCAGTTGATGGAGAGTGGCTGGCGGAACTTGGACCAATGTTTTACAGCATCAAACATGCTGGAAAAAGCAGACAG GAAAACCGTCGGCGGGCCAAGGAGGAGATCACCAACatggaggaggagatgtcaCTGGCTGAGGAGCAGCTGCGATCTCGTcgagaggagcaggagaggaagagcagCGTCGGCAGTGTTAA
- the dhx38 gene encoding pre-mRNA-splicing factor ATP-dependent RNA helicase PRP16 isoform X2, giving the protein MDDDDSMHRLEGTDPGAQVGGLIVKKKSAAPEPHVFRAPTPRTSLLGLDLLAAQKRKERESKEQTDGSGDDRGSKKSKVSSYKDWEEGKSDSGSDDEEDEKNRQAKKERKYRVTGSETPSNPGGVSEEFRRRHQQREKDRREHGVYASSKEDKNREREKERSRDKGRDRRSERDERESSRGSSSSRSERWERSERSERSQRDGWSDRISRGTKREEPPTPQQRPRDSFTPSRSNWEEDDSGYATSRHSQWESPSPAPSHRESDRSERSHRSSRESERRDRSVRGRYPDDTPLPTPSYKYNEWANDRKHLGSTPRLSQGKGKKDGEGGILFDNEGEKEQWEEDQKQADRDWYMMDEGYDEFHNPFTTTSDEYVKKREQILQKQTQKRISAQKRQINEDNERWETNRMLTSGVVQRLEVDEDFEEDNATKVHLLVHNLVPPFLDGRIVFTKQPEPVIPVKDATSDMAIISRKGSQLVRKHREQKERKKAQHKHWELAGTKLGDIMGIKKTEDEDSSGVKAVGEDGKVDYRAEQKFADHMKEKTEASSEFAKKKSIVEQRQYLPIFAVRQQLLNIIRDNSIVIVVGETGSGKTTQLTQYLHEDGYTSYGLVGCTQPRRVAAMSVAKRVSEEIGTNLGEEVGYAIRFEDCTSEKTLIKYMTDGILLRESLRESDLDHYSAVIMDEAHERSLNTDVLFGLLREVVSRRTDLKLIVTSATMDSDKFAAFFGNVPIFHIPGRTFPVDILFSKTPQEDYVEAAVKQALQIHLSGLIGDILIFMPGQEDIEVTSDQIVERLEDLENAPPLAVLPIYSQLPSDLQAKIFQKAPDGVRKCIVATNIAETSLTVDGIMFVVDSGYCKLKVFNPRIGMDALQVYPISQANANQRSGRAGRTGPGQCYRLYTQSAFKNEMLTTTIPEIQRTNLANVVLLLKSLGVQDLLLFHFMDPPPEDNMLNSMYQLWILGALDNTGALTPTGRMMVEFPLDPALSKMLIVSCDMGCSADILIIVSMLSVPAIFYRPKGREEESDQVREKFSVPESDHLTYLNVYMQWKNNNYSSIWCNEHFIHTKAMRKVREVRSQLKDIMVQQRMNLISCGSDWDIIRKCICAAYFHQAAKLKGIGEYVNVRTGMPCHLHPTSSLFGMGYTPDYIIYHELVMTTKEYMQCVTAVDGEWLAELGPMFYSIKHAGKSRQENRRRAKEEITNMEEEMSLAEEQLRSRREEQERKSSVGSVKGLKICTPGRKEEAPMTPRRTPARFGL; this is encoded by the exons ATGGATGACGATGACTCCATGCACAGGCTGGAGGGGACTGATCCAGGTGCTCAAGTTGGTGGACTGATAGTCAAGAAGAAGAGTGCTGCCCCCGAGCCGCATGTTTTTAGGGCACCCACCCCACGCACCTCTTTGCTGGGCTTGGATCTGCTGGCAGCCCAGAAAAGGAAGGAGCGTGAGAGTAAGGAACAGACAGATGGTAGCGGTGATGACAGAGGTAGTAAGAAATCAAAGGTTTCCTCCTACAAGGACTGGGAGGAAGGCAAAAGTGATTCTGGGTCAGATGACGAAGAGGACGAGAAGAACAGGCAGGCTAAGAAGGAGAG GAAGTATCGTGTGACTGGCTCTGAGACGCCTTCCAACCCTGGAGGGGTCAGTGAAGAGTTTCGTCGCCGAcaccagcagagagagaaggacaggCGTGAGCACGGAGTCTATGCTTCCTCCAAAGAGGACaagaacagagaaagagagaaagaaaggagcaGAGATAAGGGCAGAGATCGACGGAGTGAAAGAG ATGAGCGAGAGAGCAGccgtggcagcagcagcagccggtCAGAGCGCTGGGAGCGCAGCGAGAGGAGTGAGCGCTCACAGAGAGATGGCTGGTCCGACCGTATCAGCCGGGGGACTAAGCGAGAAGAACCCCCTACGCCACAGCAACGCCCCAGAG ATTCTTTCACTCCCTCCCGCTCCAACTGGGAGGAGGACGACAGTGGTTATGCCACTTCACGGCATTCCCAGTGGGAGTCTCCGTCCCCTGCCCCTTCTCACAGAGAGTCAGATCGCTCAGAGCGAAGCCATCGCTCCAGccgagagagtgagaggagagacag GTCAGTCAGAGGCCGTTACCCTGACGACACACCCCTGCCCACCCCGTCCTACAAGTACAACGAGTGGGCCAATGACAGGAAGCACTTGGGCTCTACACCTCGTTTATCCCAAGGAAAAG GTAAAAAAGATGGTGAAGGAGGAATTTTGTTTGACAATGAGGGTGAGAAAGAACAGTGGGAAGAAGACCAGAAG CAAGCTGACAGAGATTGGTACATGATGGATGAAGGCTATGATGAGTTCCACAACCCTTTCACCACCACATCTGATGAATATGTAAAGAAGAGAGAGCAGATCCTTCAGAAGCAGACTCAGAAACGAATATCTGCTCAGAAACGACAGATCAACGAG GATAATGAGCGGTGGGAGACTAATCGTATGCTGACCAGTGGTGTGGTGCAGAGGTTGGAAGTGGATGAAGACTTTGAGGAGGACAATGCTACTAAGGTTCACCTGCTGGTTCACAACCTGGTCCCTCCCTTCCTGGATGGGAGAATTGTCTTCACTAAACAG CCAGAGCCTGTCATCCCTGTGAAAGATGCTACCTCTGACATGGCCATCATCTCCCGAAAGGGCAGTCAGCTTGTCCGTAAACATCGTGAGCAGAAAGAACGCAAGAAG gCACAGCACAAACACTGGGAATTGGCAGGCACCAAGTTGGGAGATATCATGGGTATCAAGAAGACCGAGGATGAAGACTCCTCTGGAGTCAAAGCTGTAGGAGAGGACGGCAAAGTAGACTATAG agcagagcagaaatttGCAGACCACATGAAAGAGAAGACTGAGGCCAGCAGTGAGTTTGCTAAGAAGAAGAGCATTGTGGAGCAGAGACAGTACCTGCCTATCTTTGctgtcagacagcagcttcttAACATCATAAG GGACAACAGCATAGTGATCGTTGTTGGGGAGACAGGAAGTGGGAAAACCACCCAGCTGACTCAGTACCTGCATGAGGATGGCTACACCAGCTACGGCCTGGTCGGATGTACTCAACCCCGAAGAGTGGCCGCCATGAGTGTGGCCAAGAGAGTCAGCGAGGAGATCGGCACCAACCTGGGAGAGGAG GTGGGCTATGCGATTCGTTTTGAGGACTGTACATCTGAGAAAACATTGATAAAGTACATGACAGACGGTATCCTGCTCAGAGAGTCACTGAGGGAGTCAGACCTGGACCACTACAGTGCTGTTATCATGGACGAGGCTCATGAACGCTCCTTGAATACTGATGTGCTGTTCGGCCTGCTACGTGAG GTTGTATCCAGACGCACTGATTTGAAGCTCATAGTTACTTCTGCAACTATGGACTCGGATaaatttgcagcattttttggCAACGTACCCATATTCCACATTCCAGGAAGAACTTTTCCAGTAGACATCTTATTTAGCAAG ACTCCTCAGGAGGACTATGTGGAGGCAGCAGTGAAGCAGGCCCTGCAGATCCACCTCAGTGGGTTGATAGGAGACATCCTCATCTTTATGCCTGGGCAGGAGGATATCGAG GTGACATCGGATCAGATTGTGGAGCGACTGGAGGACCTGGAGAATGCTCCACCTCTGGCTGTGCTGCCCATTTACTCCCAGCTGCCCTCTGATCTCCAGGCCAAGATCTTCCAGAAG GCTCCCGATGGTGTAAGGAAATGCATTGTTGCTACAAACATCGCTGAGACTTCCCTCACTGTGGATGGAATCATGTTTGTTGTGGATTCAGGATACTGCAAACTTAAG gTGTTCAATCCTCGCATTGGAATGGATGCTCTACAGGTTTATCCCATCAGTCAGGCTAATGCAAACCAGCGGTCTGGCAGAGCAGGGCGTACAGGACCAGGGCAGTGTTACAG GCTCTACACTCAGAGTGCCTTTAAGAACGAGATGCTGACCACCACCATACCTGAGATTCAGAGGACCAACCTGGCCAACGTGGTCCTGCTCTTGAAGTCCCTGGGAGTTCAGGATTTACTCCTCTTCCATTTCATGGATCCACCACCTGAAGACAACATGCTCAACTCCATGTACCAGCTCTGGATCTTGGGAGCTCTGGACAACACAG GTGCTTTGACACCAACAGGGAGAATGATGGTGGAGTTTCCCCTCGACCCCGCTTTGTCCAAGATGCTGATTGTGTCCTGTGACATGGGTTGCAGCGCTGACATCCTCATTATTGTCTCCATGCTGTCTGTGCCGGCCATCTTTTACAGACCTAAG ggTCGTGAGGAGGAGAGCGACCAGGTGAGGGAGAAATTCTCAGTGCCAGAGAGTGACCACCTGACCTACCTCAACGTTTACATGCAGTGGAAGAACAACAATTACTCCAGCATCTGGTGCAACGAGCACTTCATCCACACGAAGGCCATGCGCAAG GTGCGTGAGGTGCGCTCCCAGTTAAAGGACATCATGGTGCAGCAGAGGATGAACCTGATTTCCTGCGGCTCAGACTGGGACATCATCAGGAAGTGCATCTGTGCCGCTTACTTCCACCAGGCTGCCAAGCTCAAG GGCATTGGTGAATATGTGAACGTGAGGACAGGTATGCCATGTCACCTCCATCCTACCAGCTCCCTGTTTGGTATGGGCTACACTCCCGACTACATCATCTACCATGAGCTAGTCATGACCaccaag GAGTACATGCAGTGTGTGACTGCAGTTGATGGAGAGTGGCTGGCGGAACTTGGACCAATGTTTTACAGCATCAAACATGCTGGAAAAAGCAGACAG GAAAACCGTCGGCGGGCCAAGGAGGAGATCACCAACatggaggaggagatgtcaCTGGCTGAGGAGCAGCTGCGATCTCGTcgagaggagcaggagaggaagagcagCGTCGGCAGTGTTAA